Genomic window (Clostridia bacterium):
CTTGCGGAAGCTTACGATTATCAGAACGACTATCGTGATGATATACGGCAGCATCTGCGTAAGGTCGGTGGAAAGCTGAACGTTCAGCAGCTCCGGCAGGTACAGATACGCCCAGTAGAAGATGCCGAATATCAGCGAGCCCCAGAGCAGATTCAGCGGCTTCCAGAACGCGAATATGACGAGCGCGACCGAAAGCCAGCCGAACGCCTGGATGCTGGCGAGGTCCGCCGTCGCCCACGCGCCGCTCTTGAACTCCATAACGCAGTAGACTCCGGCAAGGCCGGTGATGCCGCTGCCGATGCACGCCGCGGCGTATTTATACCGCGTCACGCTGATGCCGGCCGCGTCCGCGGTCGCCGGACTTTCGCCGACGGCGCGGAGGTTGAGTCCCACTCTCGTCTTGTTGAAAACGAGCGTCATTATCACCGCCAGCGCTATCGTCAGATAAAACATGAAGCCGTAGCTGAAAAGCAGGTCGGAAACGACACCGAGCTTCTCCGAAAGGAAGGGTATGCGCGCGGTGAAGACGGTGTTCGCGAAGTCGCAGCGGACGTTGCCGGATTCCGACTTGATGAAAAAGATGGACAGGAACTCGGCGAGGCCGCATCCGAAGATCGTCATGACGAGGCCGACGACGTTCTGGTTTATCCTCATCGTGACGGTGAAGAAGCTGTATATCAGCCCCATAAGCACCGACGCGGCGAACGCGGTCAGCAGCGTCAGCAGAATGACCATCACGACGCTCGGGTTCGCGACGGCGTTGCAGTAGCGGAAGGCGGTGATGAATCCCGCCGCCGCGCCGACGCACATCGTTCCCGGAGTTCCGAGGTTGAGGCCGCCCGATTTCTCGGTCAGCAGCTCTCCCATCGCCGCGAGCGCGATGAAAGCGGCGAACCCGATTGCTTTTTGTATCCAGACAAATATCATGCTTCGACCGCCTCCTTCTGAGCTTTGCGCGAACGGAAGTTGACTTTATAGTTGATAAAGAACTCACAGCCGATGACGAACAGCAGCATCACGCCGACGATTATCTTGCCGAACGCGACAGAGAAGCCGAGGTCGTTGTAGGTGTTCGACATCAGCGCCGAGCCGTTCTCGAGCGCGACTATCAGCAGCGAAACGCCCATCATCGTGAAGGTGTTGAACTTCGACAGCCACGCGACGATTATCGCGGTGAAGCCGTATCCGCCCGCGAGGTTGGAGTTCACGGTGTGTCCCTGGCCGGAAACGCAGAGGAATCCGCACAGTCCGCAGAGCGCGCCGGAGAGCGCCATGGTGCGGATGATGACCTTCTTGACGCTGATGCCCGCGTATTTGGCGGTGTTCTGCGAATCGCCGACGACGGCTATTTCGTAGCCGTGCTTCGTCAGGCGCAGGTAGTAATACATCAGCACCGCGATGACTATGACGGCGATCATGAAGATCAGATCCTCGTTCTTGTACCAGGCGGACTCGGTGCCCTTCCACATGGATCTGATCCAGCCGGCTTCGGAATCTATGTTGATTATACCGAGCGCGGATTTGACGCCTCTCCACTTATTGAAGAAGAAGTCGACTATCTTGATGGCGATATAGTTCATCATGAGCGTGAACAGCGTCTCGTTCGTGTTGAACCTCGCCTTGAAGATCGCGGGGATGACTCCCCAGATCGCTCCCGTTATCAAGCTGACGACCAGCATGAGCAAAAGGAGGACGAAGGGGTTGAGCCCCGGATAGTTGAACATTATGTAGGTGGCGGAGATCGCTCCCGCGAGGAACTGTCCCTCCGCGCCGATGTTCCAGAACTTCATCTTGAACGCCGGAGCGAGCGCGACCGCGAGAAGCAGCAGCTTGCATCCGGTCTTGACGGTCGTCCAGAAATAGCTCGAGGTGAAAATGCGCCAGAAGGAGTTGAAGTTTTTGGCGTTCTCGAGCTTCTGTATGCCGAACGAGCCGGTGAACATCGTCTTCAAAAACGTGATCGGGTCGACGCCGATCATTATCCAGACGATGATCGCGCAGAACAGGACGGCGAACACGAACGCCCCCGCTCTGATGAGGAGCCCCGCGTATTTAGGCAGGGGAGCGCGCTTCGTCAGATGTATCAACGGCTCACGGTCGTTATTCCTGATCGTCATCCGCTTCCCCTCCTTTCGCGGCGTCGGGCAGATTGGTCATAAGGTATCCTATCTGTTCTTTCGTTGCGGTGCGGGCGTCGAGCACTCCGCTGATGCGGCCGCCGCACAGGACGAGTATCCTGTCGGAAAGCGCGAGGAGCACGTCGAGCTCTTCGCCGACGAATATTACGGCGACGCCCTTCTGCTTCTGCTCGTTGAGCAGATCGTAAATAACGTAAGAGGTGTTTATATCGAGGCCTCTCACGGCGTAAGCGGTCATAAGCACCGTGGGGGCGGACGCGAGCTCTCTGCCGACGAGCACCTTCTGGACGTTGCCGCCGGAAAGCATGCGCACCGGCGTCGAGATCGACGGAGTTACGACTCCGAGGTCTTCGCGGATGCGCTCCGCGAGCTCCTTCGAGGGCTTTTTGTCGGTCAGCGGCGAGGCGCCGCGGGTATAATCCTTCAGCAGCATATTCTCGACCATCCCCATGCCGCCGACAAGTCCCATACCGAGACGGTCCTCGGGAACGAAGGAGAGCGATACGCCCATTTTGCGTATCTGCTTGGGGGATTTGCCGATAAGCGTTTCCGTCTCTCCCGAGGGGCCGGTGTACGTTATATCGGCGCCGGGCTCGATTTTCTGAAGACCGGCTATTGATTCAAGAAGCTCCTTCTGCCCGCATCCCGATATGCCCGCGATGCCGAGGATCTCGCCCGAGTACGCCTCGAACGAAACGTCCTTCAGCACCTCGATGCCGTCCGCGTTTTTGCAGGACAGCCCGCCGACCTTGAGACGAAGCTCGCGGTCCTTGACTTCGGGACGGTCGATGTTGAGCTCGACCTTTTTGCCGACCATCTTTTCCGTAAGCTCGGCGACGGAGGTCTCCGACGTTTTGACCGTATCTATGTATTCGCCTTTGCGAAGGATCGCTACCCTGTCGGAAATGGCGAGGACTTCCTGAAGTTTATGCGTGATTATGATTATGGTCTTGCCCGCCGCCTGCATATTGCGGATGACCGAGAACAGCTTTTCGGTCTCCTGCGGCGTGAGGACCGCGGTCGGCTCGTCAAGAATGAGTATGTCGGCGCCTCTGTAAAGCGCCTTGACTATCTCGAGCGTCTGCTTCTGCGAAACGGTCATGTCGTAGACCTTCTGACCGGGATCGACGTCGAAGCCGTATTCGCCGCAGATCTCGCGGATGCGGTTCGCCGCCGCCTTGAGATCGAGACCGCCCTTTTCTTTCAGCCCGAGCACGACGTTCTCCGTCGCCGTGAAAACGTCGACGAGCTTGAAGTGCTGGTGTATCATTCCGATACCGAGCAGGAAAGCGTCGTGAGGGCTTTTGATGGAAACGTGTTTACCCCTGACGTAGATCTCGCCGGAATCGGGGTAGTAGATGCCCGACAGCATATTGAGCAGCGTGGTCTTTCCGCTTCCGTTCTCGCCGAGGAGCGCAAGGACTTCGCCGTCAAGGACGTCCATCGTGATGTTGTCGTTTGCAAGCACTTTGGTTCCGAAACGCTTTGTTATCCCTTTTAACTGGATGACCGGTGTGCGTTTTTCGTTCATTTGTTCCTCCGGGGTGTATCAACAGTAAATGAGGGAAGCCGCCGATCCGGCGGCTTCCCTTGATCATTCTTCGTATCAGCCGTTGGGGTTGAGTTCGGTGATCCCGTCTATGCGGAGATTGAACGCAGGCGCGCTGCGGACGTCGGACTCGTGATAGTAGCCGTCGTAAACGACGTTGTCCTTATCGTTGACCCAGTCGCCGTCGCTGTCGGTAGCGAAAGCTTCGGTAACTTCGGCGCCGCCGACCGTGAAGGTCTTGGTGTCGAACACCTTGAGCTCGCCGGACTTGATCTTGGCGATGATCTCGTCGACCTTCGCCTGAGTGCCCTCGGCGCAGGAGGAGCCGAGCTCGGTGATCTCAACGGCGTCCTGATTGTATCCCTCGGCCCAGTTGGTGGGGATGTTCTCGCCCTTCAGCGCATGCTCAAAAGCGAACTTGTAGTAGACCTTCCAGTTGTTGGAGGCGGAGGTAAGAGCGGCGTCCGGAGCGGCGTCAAGCATGGAGACGTTGTAGCCGACGGAGTAGGCGACTTCGCCCTTCTTGAACGCTTCCTGGACAGCGGTGGGCGCGCCGGCGGAGTCGGCGTGCTGGCCGATGATGATGCAGCCCCTGTTCATGAGCAGCTCGGCAGCGGCCTTCTCTTTATCGAAATCGAACCAGCTGGAGGTGTACTGAACGTCCATAACGAT
Coding sequences:
- a CDS encoding ABC transporter permease — encoded protein: MIFVWIQKAIGFAAFIALAAMGELLTEKSGGLNLGTPGTMCVGAAAGFITAFRYCNAVANPSVVMVILLTLLTAFAASVLMGLIYSFFTVTMRINQNVVGLVMTIFGCGLAEFLSIFFIKSESGNVRCDFANTVFTARIPFLSEKLGVVSDLLFSYGFMFYLTIALAVIMTLVFNKTRVGLNLRAVGESPATADAAGISVTRYKYAAACIGSGITGLAGVYCVMEFKSGAWATADLASIQAFGWLSVALVIFAFWKPLNLLWGSLIFGIFYWAYLYLPELLNVQLSTDLTQMLPYIITIVVLIIVSFRKKKENLGPASLGVTYFREER
- a CDS encoding ABC transporter permease, which produces MTIRNNDREPLIHLTKRAPLPKYAGLLIRAGAFVFAVLFCAIIVWIMIGVDPITFLKTMFTGSFGIQKLENAKNFNSFWRIFTSSYFWTTVKTGCKLLLLAVALAPAFKMKFWNIGAEGQFLAGAISATYIMFNYPGLNPFVLLLLMLVVSLITGAIWGVIPAIFKARFNTNETLFTLMMNYIAIKIVDFFFNKWRGVKSALGIINIDSEAGWIRSMWKGTESAWYKNEDLIFMIAVIVIAVLMYYYLRLTKHGYEIAVVGDSQNTAKYAGISVKKVIIRTMALSGALCGLCGFLCVSGQGHTVNSNLAGGYGFTAIIVAWLSKFNTFTMMGVSLLIVALENGSALMSNTYNDLGFSVAFGKIIVGVMLLFVIGCEFFINYKVNFRSRKAQKEAVEA
- a CDS encoding ABC transporter ATP-binding protein, which produces MNEKRTPVIQLKGITKRFGTKVLANDNITMDVLDGEVLALLGENGSGKTTLLNMLSGIYYPDSGEIYVRGKHVSIKSPHDAFLLGIGMIHQHFKLVDVFTATENVVLGLKEKGGLDLKAAANRIREICGEYGFDVDPGQKVYDMTVSQKQTLEIVKALYRGADILILDEPTAVLTPQETEKLFSVIRNMQAAGKTIIIITHKLQEVLAISDRVAILRKGEYIDTVKTSETSVAELTEKMVGKKVELNIDRPEVKDRELRLKVGGLSCKNADGIEVLKDVSFEAYSGEILGIAGISGCGQKELLESIAGLQKIEPGADITYTGPSGETETLIGKSPKQIRKMGVSLSFVPEDRLGMGLVGGMGMVENMLLKDYTRGASPLTDKKPSKELAERIREDLGVVTPSISTPVRMLSGGNVQKVLVGRELASAPTVLMTAYAVRGLDINTSYVIYDLLNEQKQKGVAVIFVGEELDVLLALSDRILVLCGGRISGVLDARTATKEQIGYLMTNLPDAAKGGEADDDQE